One Lycium barbarum isolate Lr01 chromosome 5, ASM1917538v2, whole genome shotgun sequence genomic window carries:
- the LOC132642599 gene encoding L-tryptophan--pyruvate aminotransferase 1-like, translated as MCGTDACLIKCSPVPSATTETRENGTRDTLMNINLDHGDPTMYESYWKKMGNKCDITFSGYESLSYFANGKSLCWFLESKLEEEIKRLHNVVGNAIVDDYYIIVGTGSSQLLQAALYALSPTDEPQPISVVSAAPFYSSYPEVTDFVRSGLYKWAGDAKQFDKDRPYIEFITSPNNPDGVIREPVVNGDQGILIHDLAYYWPQYTAITSPASYDVMLFTVSKCTGHAGSRIGWALARDKEVARKMTKFMEISTIGVSKEAQLRAAKILGVLSDSCLDPTLDNFFEYSQSIMTQRWQKLREIVKANDLFTLQKYPLQYCLFTRDFYESHPAFAWLMCKGSEEDCEKLLKGHKIQTRSGRKFGSDPRYVRISMLNRDEDFNIFLQRLMAIQGLTNGN; from the exons ATGTGTGGAACAGATGCTTGCCTTATCAAGTGTTCTCCAGTCCCTTCTGCTACTACTGAAACAAGAGAAAATGGCACTAGGGACACTCTCATGAATATCAATCTGGATCA TGGTGATCCAACAATGTACGAGTCATATTGGAAAAAAATGGGGAACAAGTGTGACATAACATTCAGTGGTTATGAGTCATTGAGTTATTTTGCTAATGGTAAGAGCTTGTGCTGGTTCTTGGAGTCAAAACTAGAAGAAGAAATCAAGAGGCTGCACAATGTGGTTGGAAATGCAATAGTGGATgattattatattattgttgggACTGGATCCAGCCAACTTCTTCAGGCTGCACTTTATGCTCTTTCTCCTACAGATGAACCTCAACCAATCAGTGTAGTTTCAGCTGCACCTTTCTATTCG TCATATCCAGAAGTGACTGATTTTGTGAGGTCAGGGCTATACAAATGGGCAGGAGATGCAAAACAATTTGACAAAGATAGACCGTATATTGAGTTCATTACATCTCCAAATAACCCTGATGGGGTTATTAGAGAGCCTGTAGTTAATGGAGATCAAGGGATATTAATCCATGATTTAGCTTATTATTGGCCACAGTACACTGCTATTACCTCACCTGCCAGCTATGATGTTATGCTCTTTACAGTTTCCAAATGCACTGGCCATGCTGGTTCCAGAATTGG TTGGGCACTTGCTAGGGACAAAGAGGTGGCAAGGAAGATGACAAAATTCATGGAGATTAGCACAATTGGGGTATCAAAGGAAGCTCAACTCAGAGCTGCAAAGATTCTTGGAGTGCTCTCTGATAGCTGTTTGGATCCCACATTGGATAACTTCTTTGAATACAGTCAGTCTATTATGACTCAAAGATGGCAAAAATTAAGAGAAATTGTTAAGGCCAATGACCTTTTTACCCTCCAGAAGTACCCTCTTCAGTATTGCCTCTTCACAAGAGACTTCTATGAATCACACCCTG CATTTGCATGGCTAATGTGCAAAGGAAGTGAAGAGGACTGTGAGAAACTTCTTAAAGGACATAAGATTCAAACAAGGAGTGGAAGAAAATTTGGGAGTGATCCAAGATATGTTAGGATAAGTATGTTGAATAGAGATGAAGACTTCAATATTTTTCTGCAGAGGCTTATGGCTATTCAAGGACTTACAAATGGAAATTAA